In Anaerolineae bacterium, a genomic segment contains:
- a CDS encoding DNA-directed RNA polymerase subunit beta' — protein MEVNDFSAIRISLASPEKIREWSHGEVLKPETINYRTLRPERDGLFCERIFGPTKDWECYCGKYKRVRFKGIVCEKCGVEVAPSRVRRERMGHIELASPVAHIWYVKGVPSRLGLLLNISPRNLERILYFAQYVVTHVDEEARQRTLQRHERELAMRIARIEGEINAQIEQIEVRRDEALAALDEEEKAQLRSLEDRLATETDEIIGAARALQSQLERMQGQELREPITLPWMDEPLFDVGERLGREHFDRLNEVTQARLSQIEDAVRAEQENVRLLMQARRDQVRREADVEIERLRTQLEEQKNELRQQHEADLIELRSLQPMDLITEGRYRELTERWGNVFKAGMGAEAIREVLSRLDLDKLAKELRHEIRTTRSKQRRKKAAKRLRVVEAFRKSGNKPEWMILTVLPVIPPDLRPMVQLDGGRFATSDLNDLYRRVINRNNRLKRLLDLGAPDVIVRNEKRMLQEAVDSLIDNGRRGRAVSRSGKRKLKSLSDLLKGKQGRFRRNLLGKRVDYSGRSVIVVGPELQLHQCGLPKKMALELFKPFVMRRLVEQNYAHNIKSAKRMVDREDPAVWDVLEEVTKERPVLLNRAPTLHRLGIQAFEVVLIEGSAIQIHPLVCAAFNADFDGDQMAVHVPLSDKAVEEARRYMLSTKNLLKPASGEPIVGPTKDMVLGCYYMTLERPGAKGSGKAFSDFDEVRMAYDLGLVHIQAPIKVFYRSWLDETPLDYLPLSERVKGVLAAAGFQNLGQLIARVRQGRREMLALPGFGPAAWEELLRVLEQRGINPQTVQLSGVIDTTVGRVLFNMSLPRELQYVNRTMDKKALNDVVAECYQRLGPERTAELVDEIKRIGFHYATRSGMTIAISDISVPASKERILEEAAKQVEETERQFRRGLITEEEQYNKVVEIWQRATDEITEEVKRLFSPLDGLGAMATSGATKGGIQPIRQLAGIRGLMADPSGRIIPLPIRSNFREGLTALEYFLSTHGARKGLADTALRTADAGYLTRRLVDVAQDVMITMEDCGTNAGIWIDRQSTIPIGESFGERIIGRVAAAPITDPRTGEVIVERGQLIEKPEVTLIDAAKVERVYVRSPLSCEAPHGLCRMCYGADLARGGLVSLGEAVGIIAAQSIGEPGTQLTLRTFHTGGVAGAEDITQGLPRVEELFEARVPKGEAVIAEIDGVVDVYWEGELRKLKISNTRLVRHELTIPVGWTVVVENGDRVQADTVVARGPDGTEEALLAGTDGQIFFENGPDGAVSAVIRREETEEWEREIPPSARLRVSKGDRVKAGEQLTEGAKNPREVLRIQGREVCQLYLLEEVQKVYRSQGVNIHDKYIEIIIRQMLRKVRVRSTGDTDFLPGELVDRFMFEAVNAEIIRRGGTPARGETVLLGVTKAALNTDSFLAAASFQETTRVLTEAAVKGAVDELRGLKENVIIGKLIPVGTGFEERMRKMAEASQRGGTPAREEARTLIGRGLVDTGTGLDDEDFSFDSEGEEPFADLESDMDLDADADAEATDMYGMYDTEAEDEDFDYEEQDTDFEIEI, from the coding sequence GTGGAAGTCAACGACTTCAGCGCCATCCGCATTTCACTGGCTTCTCCTGAGAAAATCCGGGAGTGGTCTCACGGCGAGGTGTTGAAGCCAGAGACGATCAATTACCGGACGTTACGGCCGGAGCGGGACGGCCTGTTCTGTGAACGCATCTTCGGTCCAACCAAGGACTGGGAATGCTATTGCGGCAAATACAAGCGCGTTCGCTTCAAAGGGATTGTTTGTGAGAAGTGTGGCGTCGAAGTGGCCCCGTCGCGGGTGCGTCGCGAGCGCATGGGGCACATCGAGCTGGCCTCGCCGGTGGCACATATTTGGTATGTGAAGGGGGTGCCTAGCCGGCTAGGGCTATTGCTCAATATCTCGCCGCGCAACCTAGAGCGCATCCTCTATTTCGCCCAATACGTCGTCACTCACGTGGACGAGGAGGCGCGCCAGCGCACATTGCAGCGGCACGAGCGCGAGCTGGCCATGCGCATCGCCCGGATCGAGGGAGAGATCAACGCCCAGATCGAGCAGATCGAGGTGCGCCGGGATGAGGCGCTGGCCGCTTTGGACGAAGAAGAGAAGGCTCAACTGCGCTCGCTGGAGGATCGGCTGGCCACTGAGACCGATGAGATCATCGGCGCCGCACGCGCCCTACAATCGCAACTAGAGCGGATGCAGGGCCAGGAGCTACGAGAGCCCATCACCCTGCCCTGGATGGATGAACCGCTGTTCGACGTCGGCGAGCGGCTGGGGCGCGAACACTTCGACCGCCTGAACGAGGTTACGCAGGCTCGCTTGAGCCAGATCGAGGACGCCGTTCGCGCCGAGCAGGAAAATGTGCGCCTGCTCATGCAAGCGCGGCGCGATCAGGTGCGCCGCGAGGCAGATGTCGAGATCGAGCGCCTGCGGACCCAGCTCGAAGAGCAAAAAAACGAGTTGCGCCAACAGCATGAAGCCGACCTCATTGAGCTTCGCAGCCTGCAGCCGATGGATCTGATCACCGAGGGGCGCTATCGGGAGCTCACCGAACGGTGGGGGAACGTGTTCAAAGCTGGGATGGGCGCTGAAGCCATCCGGGAAGTCCTCTCGCGCCTTGACCTAGATAAGCTAGCGAAGGAGCTGCGGCATGAGATCCGTACCACGCGTTCCAAGCAGCGCAGGAAAAAGGCCGCCAAGCGCCTGCGTGTGGTCGAGGCATTCCGCAAATCTGGGAACAAGCCGGAGTGGATGATCTTGACCGTGCTCCCCGTGATCCCGCCGGACCTGCGACCGATGGTGCAGCTTGACGGCGGCCGCTTTGCCACTAGCGACCTCAACGACCTCTATCGTCGTGTGATCAATCGCAACAATCGTCTCAAGCGCCTGCTCGACCTAGGCGCGCCCGACGTAATCGTGCGCAACGAGAAACGCATGTTGCAAGAGGCGGTGGATAGCCTGATAGACAATGGACGGCGCGGTCGAGCGGTCTCTCGCTCAGGCAAGCGTAAGCTCAAGAGCTTGAGCGACCTGCTCAAGGGCAAGCAAGGGCGCTTCCGCCGCAACCTATTGGGCAAGCGCGTCGACTACTCAGGCCGCTCAGTGATCGTCGTCGGCCCTGAGCTGCAACTCCACCAGTGCGGCCTGCCTAAGAAGATGGCTTTGGAGCTGTTCAAGCCATTTGTGATGCGCCGCTTAGTCGAGCAGAACTACGCGCACAACATCAAGAGCGCCAAGCGCATGGTGGATCGCGAGGATCCGGCCGTGTGGGATGTGTTGGAGGAGGTCACCAAGGAGCGACCAGTGTTGCTGAACCGGGCGCCGACCTTGCACCGCCTCGGCATTCAGGCCTTCGAAGTCGTGCTCATCGAGGGGAGCGCGATCCAGATCCACCCGCTGGTCTGCGCCGCCTTCAACGCTGACTTCGACGGCGACCAGATGGCCGTGCACGTTCCCCTCTCGGACAAGGCCGTGGAAGAGGCGCGCCGCTACATGCTGTCCACAAAGAACTTGCTCAAGCCGGCTTCCGGCGAGCCGATCGTCGGCCCGACCAAGGACATGGTACTGGGGTGCTACTATATGACCTTGGAACGTCCGGGCGCCAAAGGCAGTGGCAAAGCCTTCTCCGACTTCGATGAGGTACGGATGGCATATGACTTAGGCCTAGTCCACATCCAGGCTCCCATCAAGGTATTCTATCGGAGCTGGCTGGACGAGACGCCATTGGATTATCTACCCCTCAGCGAGCGTGTCAAGGGAGTATTAGCCGCAGCTGGGTTTCAAAACCTAGGACAGCTCATCGCGCGCGTGCGCCAAGGCCGGCGCGAGATGCTGGCGCTCCCAGGCTTCGGGCCGGCTGCATGGGAAGAGCTGTTGCGGGTCTTAGAGCAACGTGGCATTAACCCACAGACTGTCCAGTTGAGCGGTGTTATTGATACCACGGTCGGGCGGGTGCTGTTCAATATGTCGCTCCCGCGCGAGCTCCAATACGTCAACCGGACAATGGACAAAAAGGCCCTCAACGACGTCGTGGCCGAATGTTATCAACGACTGGGCCCAGAGCGCACGGCCGAACTGGTGGACGAGATCAAGCGCATTGGCTTCCACTACGCCACACGCTCAGGCATGACCATTGCCATTTCCGATATCAGCGTGCCTGCGTCAAAGGAGCGGATCCTGGAAGAGGCAGCCAAGCAGGTGGAGGAGACGGAGCGGCAGTTCCGCCGGGGCCTGATCACCGAGGAAGAACAGTACAACAAAGTGGTTGAAATCTGGCAGCGAGCGACAGACGAAATCACAGAGGAAGTTAAGCGCCTCTTCAGCCCGCTCGATGGGTTAGGTGCTATGGCGACCAGCGGCGCGACGAAGGGGGGCATTCAGCCCATCCGCCAGCTCGCCGGCATCCGCGGCCTCATGGCCGATCCATCCGGACGTATCATTCCCTTGCCGATCCGTTCCAACTTCCGCGAGGGCTTGACTGCACTTGAGTACTTCCTGAGCACCCACGGCGCGCGCAAGGGCTTGGCTGACACGGCTCTCCGTACGGCAGATGCCGGGTATCTGACGCGTCGTCTGGTGGACGTAGCCCAGGATGTCATGATCACCATGGAAGACTGTGGCACCAACGCCGGGATCTGGATTGACCGACAAAGCACCATCCCTATCGGTGAATCGTTCGGGGAGCGGATCATCGGCCGCGTGGCAGCCGCACCAATCACAGACCCGCGCACAGGCGAGGTGATCGTGGAGCGCGGCCAACTTATTGAGAAGCCGGAAGTCACGCTCATTGACGCGGCGAAAGTAGAGCGCGTATACGTGCGCTCGCCACTCTCGTGCGAGGCTCCGCATGGGTTGTGCCGCATGTGTTACGGAGCGGACCTGGCGCGCGGTGGTCTGGTGAGCCTAGGTGAGGCGGTGGGCATCATCGCGGCGCAGTCCATCGGCGAGCCGGGTACCCAACTGACCCTGCGCACGTTCCATACGGGCGGCGTGGCCGGCGCAGAGGATATCACGCAAGGCCTGCCTCGCGTCGAAGAGCTCTTCGAGGCGCGGGTCCCCAAGGGGGAAGCAGTAATCGCCGAGATTGACGGAGTGGTAGATGTCTACTGGGAAGGGGAGCTGCGTAAGCTTAAGATATCGAACACGCGGCTCGTGCGCCACGAACTCACTATTCCGGTCGGATGGACTGTCGTCGTGGAGAACGGAGACCGCGTCCAAGCGGATACCGTGGTAGCCCGTGGGCCAGACGGGACGGAAGAGGCGCTCCTGGCCGGCACAGATGGGCAGATCTTCTTCGAGAATGGGCCGGATGGTGCTGTGAGTGCGGTGATCCGCCGGGAGGAGACCGAGGAGTGGGAGCGAGAGATCCCGCCGTCTGCCCGCCTGCGTGTAAGCAAGGGGGATCGTGTCAAGGCTGGTGAACAGTTGACCGAGGGTGCCAAGAACCCGCGCGAGGTGTTGCGCATCCAAGGCCGTGAGGTTTGTCAGCTGTACCTGTTAGAGGAAGTGCAGAAGGTCTACCGGTCCCAAGGTGTCAACATCCACGACAAATACATCGAGATCATCATCCGCCAGATGTTGCGCAAAGTGCGCGTTCGCTCCACCGGCGACACTGACTTCTTGCCAGGCGAACTAGTGGACCGTTTCATGTTTGAGGCAGTAAACGCTGAGATTATCCGGCGAGGGGGCACGCCAGCGCGGGGGGAAACCGTCTTGCTGGGCGTGACCAAAGCGGCTCTAAACACCGACAGCTTCCTAGCGGCGGCCTCATTCCAAGAGACGACGCGGGTGCTCACTGAGGCCGCAGTGAAAGGCGCCGTGGACGAACTGCGCGGCCTGAAGGAGAACGTCATCATCGGCAAACTGATTCCGGTAGGGACTGGCTTCGAAGAGCGCATGCGCAAGATGGCCGAGGCAAGCCAGCGAGGTGGGACACCCGCGCGGGAAGAGGCACGCACCTTGATCGGCCGTGGACTAGTAGACACGGGCACCGGCCTGGACGACGAGGACTTCTCCTTCGATAGCGAAGGAGAGGAA
- a CDS encoding DNA-directed RNA polymerase subunit beta — protein sequence MNDRASHGRLISYKSYARLPNVLDLPRLIEVQLNSFRWFQTEGLRELFDEISPIVSFNRNLELHFGEFWFGEPKYSERECRDRDMTYAAPLWVRAKLINKETGEITEQDVFMGDFPLMTESGTFIYNGAERVVVSQLIRSPGVYFTVEEDRATGRELCFVKLIPSRGAWLEFETSKRDVLSVKVDRKRKLPVTVLLRAIGYGTDEEIRALFADVDTVPEHPYIEATLERDPTSTPGTSKEASEQGVNAALLEFYKRLRPGDPPTLENARNFLQNLLFVPRRYDLGRVGRYKLNRRLGLTVPQTQRTLTNEDLVQVVRLMIRINNGEDRGDDIDHLGNRRVKTVGELIQNQLRIGLLRMERVVRERMSIRDPEQLSPLSLINIRPVVAAVREFFGGSQLSQFMDQTNPLAELTHKRRLSALGPGGLRRERAGFDVRDVHHSHYGRICPVETPEGPNIGLIGSLATYARVNEFGFIETPYRRVLREVPNTPDRLVGRTLREDIVDPTSGEVVATTGTVVDQDLAELIAALADWRPTVKVRPFATNEIVYLTADEEERHAIAQANAALNDRGEFIESRVSVRRGEKPLMEPPENVDYMDVSPRQIVSVSAALIPFLEHDDANRALMGSNMQRQAVPLLTPEAPLVSTGMEYQAALDSGQVIVAQRPGEVISVTSSEIVILEEDGTRRSYTLRKFNRSNQSTCIDQRPVVFKGQRVKAGDVLADSSSTQGGNLALGQNVLCAFMSWEGGNYEDAILISERLVWEDKFSSIHIEKHEIEARDTKLGPEEITRDIPNVGEDALKDLDEEGIIRIGAEVGPGDILVGKITPKGETELSPEEKLLRAIFGEKAREVKDSSLRLPHGEHGKVVDVRMFSREEYRDLPAGVEKMVRVSVAQRRKLSAGDKMAGRHGNKGVISKIVPIEDMPFLEDGTPVDIILNPLGVPARMNIGQVLETHLGWAADRLGFAAISPVFDPAREDEIEAELARAWLIDKAWKEIGDRAWVYLKAAGIPESYVKDDEEARILYVLDWLQDRPEYDLERIQHDRIYARRSVLREWLRERGYDPDALLSFEDDQRPRSEREKADALACLVCLREWLSHHGIDASHVPDEELRAFADQKSREIGWPVPLTGKQKLFDGKTGEPFDQPVTVGVIYMMKLAHLVEDKVHARSTGPYSLVTQQPLGGKAQFGGQRFGEMEVWALEAYGAAYTLQEMLTVKSDDVTGRVKTYEAIVKGEPISPPGVPESFRVLVKELQSLGLAVEVINEKQEVIQFGREEMEERLPKLGFSLSLPGPMAGYE from the coding sequence ATGAACGATCGGGCAAGCCATGGCCGTCTTATCTCGTATAAGTCATACGCCAGACTTCCCAACGTGCTCGATCTGCCTCGTCTGATCGAGGTACAGCTAAATTCCTTTCGTTGGTTCCAAACCGAGGGCCTGCGTGAGCTGTTTGATGAGATCAGCCCCATTGTTAGCTTTAACCGGAACCTAGAGCTGCACTTCGGCGAGTTCTGGTTTGGCGAGCCGAAGTATTCAGAGCGCGAATGCCGCGACCGCGACATGACCTACGCGGCCCCGTTATGGGTCCGAGCCAAGTTGATCAACAAAGAAACCGGCGAGATCACCGAACAGGATGTCTTCATGGGGGATTTTCCCCTTATGACCGAATCGGGTACCTTCATCTACAATGGGGCTGAACGCGTAGTGGTCAGCCAACTCATCCGGTCGCCAGGGGTGTATTTCACTGTGGAAGAGGACCGGGCCACCGGCCGCGAGCTCTGTTTCGTGAAATTAATCCCCAGCCGTGGCGCCTGGTTGGAGTTCGAGACCTCCAAGCGCGATGTCCTTTCCGTCAAGGTAGATCGCAAGCGCAAGCTGCCGGTGACCGTCCTCTTGCGCGCCATCGGCTATGGCACCGACGAGGAGATCCGAGCCCTCTTCGCCGACGTGGACACCGTGCCGGAGCACCCTTACATCGAGGCCACCCTAGAGCGCGACCCGACCTCGACGCCAGGTACCAGCAAGGAAGCCTCTGAGCAGGGGGTGAACGCCGCTCTACTAGAGTTCTACAAGCGGCTGCGGCCTGGAGATCCGCCCACGCTGGAGAACGCACGCAATTTCCTACAGAACCTGCTGTTTGTGCCTCGTCGTTACGATCTGGGGCGAGTAGGGCGCTATAAGCTGAATCGCCGTCTGGGGCTGACCGTGCCTCAGACGCAGCGCACGCTCACCAATGAAGATCTCGTCCAGGTCGTCAGATTGATGATCCGGATTAACAACGGCGAAGACCGTGGGGATGACATTGATCATCTGGGCAACCGGCGCGTCAAGACGGTGGGTGAGCTGATCCAGAACCAGTTGCGCATCGGTCTCCTGCGGATGGAACGTGTAGTGCGCGAGCGGATGTCCATTCGCGATCCTGAACAGTTGAGCCCACTCTCGCTGATCAACATTCGCCCGGTGGTCGCGGCAGTGCGTGAGTTTTTCGGCGGCTCCCAGCTTAGCCAGTTCATGGATCAGACGAACCCGTTGGCCGAGCTTACCCACAAGCGGCGCCTCAGCGCCCTGGGGCCAGGCGGGCTTCGCCGCGAGCGTGCTGGCTTCGATGTGCGCGATGTACACCACAGCCACTATGGCCGCATCTGTCCGGTGGAGACGCCGGAAGGCCCCAACATCGGCCTGATCGGCTCTCTGGCGACCTATGCCCGCGTCAACGAGTTCGGCTTCATCGAAACGCCCTACCGTCGTGTACTGCGTGAGGTGCCTAATACGCCTGATCGGCTCGTCGGCCGCACACTGCGAGAGGACATCGTAGATCCAACTTCAGGGGAGGTTGTAGCTACAACGGGCACAGTGGTAGATCAAGATCTGGCCGAGCTGATTGCTGCCCTGGCTGATTGGCGGCCGACCGTCAAGGTCCGCCCCTTCGCCACCAATGAGATCGTCTACCTGACGGCTGACGAAGAAGAACGCCATGCCATCGCCCAGGCTAACGCGGCCCTCAACGATCGTGGCGAGTTCATCGAGTCACGTGTCTCAGTGCGCCGAGGCGAGAAGCCCCTTATGGAGCCGCCGGAAAACGTGGACTATATGGACGTGTCGCCCAGACAGATCGTCTCCGTCTCGGCCGCGCTGATCCCATTCCTTGAGCATGACGATGCGAACCGGGCCCTGATGGGCTCCAACATGCAACGCCAGGCCGTTCCATTACTGACGCCAGAGGCACCCCTGGTCAGCACGGGGATGGAATATCAGGCCGCCCTGGATTCGGGGCAGGTGATCGTCGCGCAGCGCCCGGGCGAGGTGATTAGCGTCACTTCTAGCGAGATCGTGATCCTGGAAGAGGATGGCACACGCCGGTCATACACGCTCCGCAAGTTCAACCGCTCGAATCAATCTACCTGTATTGATCAACGGCCAGTGGTCTTCAAAGGGCAACGGGTGAAGGCTGGTGACGTATTGGCTGATTCCAGCTCCACACAAGGCGGGAACCTGGCTCTGGGGCAGAACGTGCTATGCGCCTTCATGAGCTGGGAGGGAGGCAATTACGAGGACGCCATTTTGATCTCGGAGCGCCTGGTGTGGGAGGACAAGTTTTCCTCTATCCACATCGAAAAGCACGAGATCGAAGCGCGAGATACCAAATTGGGGCCTGAGGAGATCACCCGCGATATCCCAAACGTCGGTGAGGACGCCCTTAAGGATCTGGATGAGGAGGGAATCATCCGCATCGGCGCGGAGGTAGGGCCAGGTGATATCCTGGTCGGCAAGATCACCCCTAAGGGCGAGACGGAGCTGAGCCCGGAGGAAAAGTTACTCCGTGCCATCTTCGGAGAGAAGGCGCGGGAAGTCAAGGATTCATCCCTGCGCCTGCCGCATGGCGAGCACGGCAAGGTAGTGGATGTGCGGATGTTCTCCCGAGAGGAGTATCGCGACTTGCCGGCCGGCGTGGAGAAGATGGTGCGCGTTTCCGTAGCGCAGCGGCGCAAGCTGAGCGCGGGCGACAAGATGGCTGGCCGACATGGCAATAAAGGGGTCATCTCCAAGATCGTGCCCATCGAGGATATGCCGTTCCTGGAGGATGGCACGCCGGTGGACATCATCCTGAATCCGCTGGGCGTGCCGGCGCGCATGAACATTGGGCAGGTGCTGGAGACACACTTGGGTTGGGCCGCCGATCGCCTAGGCTTTGCAGCGATCAGCCCGGTTTTCGACCCGGCACGGGAGGATGAAATCGAGGCGGAACTGGCCCGCGCCTGGCTCATCGACAAGGCCTGGAAAGAGATAGGCGATCGAGCCTGGGTGTATCTCAAGGCGGCAGGGATCCCAGAAAGTTACGTGAAAGACGACGAAGAGGCACGCATCCTCTACGTGCTGGATTGGCTACAGGATCGGCCGGAATATGACCTCGAACGGATTCAGCATGATCGGATCTACGCCCGTCGCAGCGTACTGCGCGAGTGGCTGCGCGAGCGCGGATATGATCCCGATGCCCTTCTCTCCTTCGAGGACGACCAGCGACCTCGCTCTGAGCGCGAGAAAGCAGACGCGCTGGCTTGCCTGGTCTGCTTGCGCGAGTGGCTCTCACATCACGGTATAGATGCCTCTCATGTGCCCGATGAGGAACTGCGGGCCTTCGCAGATCAGAAAAGCCGGGAGATCGGCTGGCCGGTGCCGCTCACCGGCAAGCAAAAGCTGTTCGACGGCAAGACCGGCGAGCCATTCGATCAACCGGTGACGGTAGGCGTTATCTACATGATGAAGCTGGCTCACTTGGTAGAGGACAAAGTGCATGCCCGTTCTACCGGCCCGTACAGTTTGGTCACCCAACAGCCATTGGGTGGGAAGGCGCAGTTCGGCGGCCAGCGCTTCGGCGAGATGGAGGTGTGGGCGCTAGAGGCTTATGGCGCGGCCTACACGCTCCAGGAGATGCTGACCGTGAAGTCCGACGACGTCACCGGCCGCGTCAAGACATACGAGGCCATCGTCAAGGGTGAGCCCATCAGCCCGCCTGGCGTGCCGGAGTCGTTCCGAGTGTTGGTGAAAGAGCTGCAATCTTTGGGCTTGGCCGTAGAGGTGATCAATGAAAAGCAAGAGGTGATCCAGTTCGGGCGGGAGGAGATGGAAGAGCGCCTGCCTAAGCTGGGCTTTAGCCTCAGCCTCCCCGGCCCCATGGCAGGGTATGAGTGA
- a CDS encoding C-terminal binding protein: MTSSFLVVITDHYFPDVEPQVRILSAIGARVVQAPSPTLEAVLPLAVEADALLVGHVPITAEVISSLRRCRVIVRYGVGFDNVDLAAATRHGIYVCNVPDYCMDDVATHAILLALACLRRLPYEMEVARSTNWRRNVTGDIPRLAGLTFGILGLGRIGSTAARKARGLGFHVIACDPYISLDQFTAAGAEPVSFDTLLARSDVLSIHTPLTDETRGLFDEPVLQRMKPTAILVNTARGPIVPNAALRRALREGWIAGAGLDVLEREPAPPDEPLLAEPRAIITPHIAWYSETSMLELQTRAAEEVARVLTGQPPHHVVNPEVLNCANKGTSEQAKGPAVPFGHSSCSCKTILPEGEGT, from the coding sequence ATGACTTCATCGTTCCTCGTCGTCATCACAGACCATTACTTCCCCGATGTCGAGCCACAGGTCCGCATTCTATCGGCTATCGGCGCTCGGGTGGTTCAGGCGCCCTCTCCGACCTTGGAGGCGGTGCTGCCGTTGGCCGTCGAAGCGGACGCGCTACTGGTGGGCCATGTCCCAATCACAGCCGAGGTGATCTCAAGCCTTCGTCGCTGCCGCGTTATCGTGCGGTACGGCGTTGGGTTCGACAATGTGGATCTGGCCGCGGCTACCCGGCATGGCATCTATGTCTGCAACGTGCCAGACTACTGTATGGACGATGTGGCGACCCATGCCATCTTGCTGGCCCTCGCCTGTCTTCGTCGCCTGCCATACGAGATGGAAGTGGCTCGCAGCACTAATTGGCGCCGCAACGTCACTGGAGATATCCCACGTTTGGCTGGGCTAACGTTCGGCATCCTCGGATTGGGGCGCATCGGTTCAACGGCCGCACGCAAAGCTCGAGGCCTCGGTTTTCATGTCATCGCCTGCGACCCATACATCTCACTCGATCAGTTCACCGCTGCAGGCGCTGAGCCAGTATCCTTTGACACGCTGCTTGCCCGCTCCGATGTGCTCTCCATCCATACCCCCCTGACCGACGAGACGCGCGGTCTGTTCGATGAGCCCGTGTTACAGCGCATGAAGCCTACCGCCATCCTCGTGAACACGGCACGCGGGCCCATCGTGCCTAATGCCGCGCTGCGGCGCGCCCTGCGCGAGGGCTGGATCGCCGGTGCCGGGTTGGACGTACTTGAACGGGAGCCGGCTCCTCCCGATGAGCCCTTGCTGGCAGAGCCGCGGGCGATTATCACCCCCCATATCGCCTGGTATTCAGAGACTTCCATGCTGGAGCTGCAGACACGGGCAGCTGAGGAGGTGGCACGCGTCCTCACGGGACAACCGCCGCACCACGTGGTTAATCCGGAAGTGCTTAACTGCGCTAACAAGGGAACCAGCGAGCAGGCGAAGGGCCCGGCTGTCCCTTTTGGTCACTCGTCTTGCAGCTGCAAAACCATTCTCCCGGAAGGCGAGGGCACATAG